CCTTGGGGTCGGTGGCGGTCGCGGACAGGGTGAGGGTGACGTCCTGCGTACCGAGGTTGCGGTACGTCAGCGCCTCGGTGACCGGCTTGTCGTCGGTGTGCGGCCACTGCTGCACACCGAAGCTCACCGACACCGGGTCGGCGATCACGGTCTGCTTGATGGCCTTGTCGACCTGGATACGGCCCGAACCCTGCTCGAACGGCGTGTACTTGCCGCCCTTGGTGGAACCGGTCAGCGCGCCCTTCAGCTCGGCGTACGTCCAGTCCGGGTGCTGCTGCTTGAGGATCGCCGCGGCGCCCGCGACATGCGGGGTCGCCATCGACGTACCGGAGATCGTCAGGTAGCCGGCCGGGTTCTCGCCGACCTCCTGCTCGATGAGGCTGCCCTTGGCGGACGCCGCCGTGATGTCCACGCCGGGCGCGGTGACGTCCGGCTTGACGGCGCCGTCGCCGAGCCGCGGGCCGGTGCTGGAGAACTCGGCGAGCTTGTCCTTGTCGTCGACGGCGCCGACGGTGAGCGCGGCGTCCGCGCTGCCCGGCGAATTGACCGACTCCGGGCCGGAGTTGCCCGCCGCGATCGCGAAGAGGATGCCCTTCTCGGCGGACAGCTTGTTGACCGCCGCCTCCAGCGGGTCGACCGCCGGGGTGTCGCCGCCGCCCAGGCTCATGTTGACGACCTGGGCGCCCTGCTCGGCGGCCCACTCCATGCCGGCGAGGATGCCGGAGTCGTCGCCGAAGCCCTGGTCGTCGAGGACCTTGCCGTTGAGGACGTCGGCGCCTGGTGCGACGCCCTTGAACTTGCCGCCGGACTTCGCGCCGGTGCCGGCCGCGATGGACGCGACGTGCGTGCCGTGGCCGACCTTGTCCTCCGCGGTGGCGGACGGCGTGAAGTTCTTGGCCGCGATCACCTGGTCCTTGAGGTCCGGGTGGGTCGCGTCGACGCCGGTGTCCAGTACGGCGATCTTGACGCCCTTGCCGTCGTAGCCGGCCTCCCACGCCTTGGGGGCGCCGATCTGCGGCACGGACTTGTCGAGGCTGGCCTCGCGGACGCCGTCGAGCCAGATGTGCGCGATGCCGGAGGCGGCCTTGTCGCCGTTGGTGAGCGCGTCCCACAGTTCGGGCGCGTCCTGGTGCGGGGTCTGGACCGCGTCCGCGTTGAGGGACTTCAGGGTCCGGCGGAGCTTGCCCGCGTCACGGACGTCCGCCTTGGTGCCGGCGGCGGCGCCCTTGTAGCCGACGATGACCTTCAGGCCCTTGGCCTGGGAGGTGCGGGTCGCGGACTTGTTGAGCTCGGTGACGTCGAACAGCCGCTGGTCGAGCTTGCCGGCGGCGACCAACTGGGCCGCGTCGGCCGGGGTGACGAGCGTGTGCCCGTCGGTCTTGCGTATCTGTACCGGTATGTGCTCGCGCCCCTTCGCCCGCTCCAGGCCGACCACGCGGCCCTTGGAGTCGACGGAGACCCGGTCACCCGTGATCAGGGTGATGCGGTGGGGGGCCGTGAGCGAGGCAGCGGCGCGGTCCTTGGCGCCGGACGAGCGCTGCTCCGGTTCTGCCGACGCCGGGCTGGTCATGCCCGCGGCGAGGGCGACGGCGGCCGCCGTGGCGACAGAGGCCGCGCATGTTCTTCTGACTTTTCTGCGCAAGTTTCCCCCTTGCAGAAGGTCCGGGCGAATTCTCTGTTCACCCGGCCGGAGGAGATCCCGCGCATGCGCGCTTCGCCCCCCGGAATACGCAGTATGCCGAGGGGCGATCAGGCACCTCAATAGATGAGAGGAAGGTAAGAAGCACGCCCTGCCGACTGTTACGTGCCAGCCCGAACTCCGTTACAGAGTTGTCGTGTTACGCCCCCGCGTTCTCCTTGACAATGATCTGTCCCTTGCGGATGGTCGCCACTCGCGGGGCCTTTTTCGCGATCGCCGAGTCGTGGGTGACCATGGTGAAGGTCAACCCGAGTTCCTTCCACATGCGTTCGAGTACGTCCATGATCTCGTCGCGCATCGACTCGTCGAGATTGCCGGTGGGTTCGTCGGCCAGCAGCACCTTCGGCTCCTTGACCAGCGCGCGGGCGATGGCGACGCGCTGCTGCTGACCGCCGGACATCTCGCTCGGCAGATGCCCGAGACGCTCTCCGAGCCCGACCGACTTCAGTGCCTCGGCGGCCCGTTCGCGCCGCTCCTTCGTCTTGATGCCGAGGGGGACGAGGGCGGTCTCGACGTTCTCCTGTGCGGTGAGGGTGGGGATGAGGTTGAAGGACTGGAACACGAAGCCGATGTTCTCGCTGCGGATCTCTGTCAGCCGGGTCTCGGAGAGCTTGGCCAAGTCGGTGCCGTCGAGGACGACTTCACCTGCGGTGGGCCGGTCCAGGCCGCCGAGCATCTGAAGGAGGGTGGACTTGCCGCCGCCGGTGGGGCCCTGGATGACGAGCCGGTCGCCGTCGGCGATGGTGAGGTCGACTCCGTCGAGGGCGTCGACGGTTTCCTTGCCTCGGGTGTAGCGCTTGGTGACGTTTCTGAGTTCGTACATGGTGGGTGGCTCCTGGGGGGTCGGTTCGGGTGGGGTGGGGTGAGGTTCGGGGGTGGTGCGGATCGTTTCTTGGCTGCGGGTGCGTGGGGGCTGGTCGCGCAGTTCCCCGCGCCCCTTGGGTGGGTGCAGTCCCGCCGGCTGCAATGGACCGCTGCTCGACTCGTCGCAACGCGGAGCCGCCGCAGCCTGCACAGCGACCGGCCGCCAGGTCCTGCGTAGCCGTCGGCACCGCAGCCCCGCATAGCCACCAGCCGCCGCAGCGCCTGCGCAGCCGCCAGCCGCCGTGGCCTGCACAGCCACCAGCCGCCGCAACCTGCCCAGCCACCGGCACCGCAACCTGCGCCGCCACCGGCCCGCCCACAGCCTGCACAGCCACCAGCGCCATTGCCTGCACAGCCACCAGCCGCCGCAACCTGCCCAGCCACCGGCACCGCAACCTGCGCCGCCACCGGCCCGCCCACAGCCTGCACAGCCACCAGCGCCATTGCCTGCCCAGCCACCAGCCGCCGCAACCTGCCCAGCCGCCGGCACCGCAACCTGCGCCGCCGCCGGCCCGCCCACAGCCTGCATAGCCACCAGCGCCATTGCCTGCCCAGCCACCGGCCACGGCAGCCCCTGCGCAGCCACCAGCCGCCGCAACCTGCCCAGCCACCGGCACCGCAACCTGCGCCGCCACCGGCCCGCCCACAGCCTGCACAGCCACCAGCGCCATTGCCTGCCCAGCCACCGGCCACGGCAGCCCCTGCGCAGCCACCAGCCGCCGCAACCTGCCCAGCTTGCGGGCAGTCGTGCCGCTGGGGCGGCGCCCGTCCCAAAGAGAGCGGCACCCCGTCGTCGCCGGGTTGCGCGACCCACCCCCGCCCAGCCGCAGCCGCAGCCGACGTCAGCTACTCGACACGGCGCAGTGCATCGGCCGGACGGAGCCGAGAGGCGCGCCAGCCGCCGAACGCGCCCGCGATCAACCCGCCCGTCACCGCGAGCCCGACCGCAAGGGCAACCGTCGTAAGACTGACGGGCGC
Above is a window of Streptomyces sp. DT2A-34 DNA encoding:
- a CDS encoding ABC transporter ATP-binding protein produces the protein MYELRNVTKRYTRGKETVDALDGVDLTIADGDRLVIQGPTGGGKSTLLQMLGGLDRPTAGEVVLDGTDLAKLSETRLTEIRSENIGFVFQSFNLIPTLTAQENVETALVPLGIKTKERRERAAEALKSVGLGERLGHLPSEMSGGQQQRVAIARALVKEPKVLLADEPTGNLDESMRDEIMDVLERMWKELGLTFTMVTHDSAIAKKAPRVATIRKGQIIVKENAGA